In Scophthalmus maximus strain ysfricsl-2021 chromosome 16, ASM2237912v1, whole genome shotgun sequence, the following proteins share a genomic window:
- the LOC118287850 gene encoding inhibitor of nuclear factor kappa-B kinase subunit alpha, which yields MEKPPFKQNQTCGDWELKKRLGMGSFARVYLYEHLETNEKIAVKMCRLELTPGNKDRWSREIQIMKKLNHINVVTAREVPDEMNHIALNDLPLLAMEYCSRGDLRKVLSTPENCCGLKESEVLSLLNDVGSGIQYLHENKIIHRDLKPENIVLQDINGKLVHKIIDLGYAKDLDQGSLCTSFVGTLQYLAPELFENKPYTVTVDYWSFATMIFECSCGFRPFLHNLQPVQWASKVQNKGPLDIMAVEDEHGEVRFSTNLPYPNNLSRTLLDTMEALLRLMLQWDPVQRGGKVNADTKKPHCFEVIEQILSMKVVHVLNMTTAQVHSFQLTADESLHSLQKRIEAETKIEVVNQELLQETGVSLDPRKPAAQCVLDGVRGWDSYIVYLFDKSITKYSGPFSARQLPDKVNTIVQETNSQLPLVVLKKVWGEAVSYICGLRDDYSRLFQGQRAAMLSLLRYNTNLTRCKNSMFGFSQQLKAKLDFFKSSIQYDLEKYSDQMHYGISSEKMLKAWQENEERAAAFAQVAEVSHLDDEIMALHSEIVELQRSPYARRQGDKMEQLEEKAIELYKQLKKKCKTPELDVSSDSSEMVKAIIQTVQNQDKVLKDLYTHLGKILISKQKIIDLFPRIEKTLESIKDADNTVMQMQIKRQREFWHLLKIACAQNSTRSSIAASPDSSNLLQVSHWSQSAQPVSSPHPLTSLPGPNDSDAAPRLLQENQKYLSQLTSLMQEAAVDQTNSIVDQDWSWTKYETLTTKLKKRNA from the exons ATGGAGAAACCTCCCTTCAAGCAGAACCAGACCTGCGGGGACTGGGAGCTGAAGAAGCGGCTGGGGATGGGCAGCTTTGCCCGTGTTTACCTCTACGAGCATCTT gaaACGAATGAAAAGATCGCTGTGAAAATGTGCAGACTGGAGCTCACGCCGGGGAACAAGGACCGGTGGAGCAGAGAAATCCAGATCATGAAGAA ATTAAATCACATAAATGTCGTGACGGCCCGAGAAGTCCCAGACGAGATGAACCACATAGCCTTGAACGACCTCCCCCTGCTGGCCATGGAGTACTGCTCCAGAGGAGACCTGAGGAAG GTTCTGAGCACACCGGAGAACTGCTGCGGTTTGAAAGAGAGCGAAGTTCTGTCGTTACTCAACGATGTTG GATCTGGTATCCAGTATCTGCATGAGAACAAGATCATCCACAGAGATCTGAAGCCTGAAAACATTGTGCTGCAAGACATCAACGGCAAG cTCGTTCACAAAATCATCGACCTGGGTTACGCTAAAGACCTGGACCAGGGCAGCCTGTGCACCTCCTTCGTCGGCACGCTTCAGTACCTG GCTCCCGAGCTGTTCGAGAACAAACCGTACACCGTCACCGTCGACTACTGGAGCTTCGCTACCATGATCTTTGAATGCAGCTGCGGCTTCCGTCCCTTTCTGCACAACCTCCAGCCCGTGCAGTG GGCCAGCAAGGTGCAGAACAAAGGCCCACTGGACATCATGGCTGTGGAGGACGAGCACGGAGAAGTCCGATTCTCCACCAACCTTCCCTACCCCAACAACCTCAGCAG GACGCTGTTGGATACGATGGAGGCTCTGCTGCGGCTGATGCTGCAGTGGGATCCCGTGCAGCGAGGGGGCAAAGTGAACGCCGACACCAAGAAGCCACACTGCTTCGAAGTGATCGAGCAGATTCTGAGCATGAAG GTCGTCCATGTCCTGAACATGACCACGGCTCAGGTCCACTCCTTCCAGCTGACGGCAGACGAGAGTCTGCACAGTCTGCAGAAACGCATCGAGGCCGAGACCAAGATCGAGGTGGTGaaccaggagctgctgcaggaaacgGGCGTGTCGCTGGACCCCAGGAAGCCGGCGGCGCAGTGCGTCCTGGACGGAGTG AGAGGCTGGGACAGCTACATCGTCTACCTGTTTGACAAGAGCATCACCAAGTACTCTGGTCCCTTCAGTGCCCGACAGCTGCCGGACAAAGTCAACACTATCG TCCAAGAAACGAATTCCCAGCTGCCGCTAGTGGTGCTGAAGAAGGTTTGGGGTGAAGCGGTGAGCTACATCTGTGGTCTGAGGGACGACTACAGCAGACTGTTCCAGGGCCAGAGGGCCGCTAT gcTGAGCCTCCTGCGCTATAACACCAACCTGACTAGGTGTAAGAACAGCATGTTCGGCTTCTCCCAGCAGCTCAAGGCCAAGTTGGACTTCTTCAAGAGCAGCATCCAGTACGACCTGGAGAAATACAGCGACCAGATGCACTATGGCATAT CCTCGGAGAAGATGCTGAAAGCCTGGCAGGAGAACGAGGAGAGAGCTGCTGCTTTTGCACAG GTGGCAGAGGTGAGCCACCTGGACGACGAGATCATGGCGCTGCACTCGGAGATAGTGGAACTTCAGAGGAGCCCGTATGCCCGGCGTCAAGGAGACAAGATGGAGCAGCT GGAAGAGAAGGCGATCGAGCTCTacaagcagctgaagaagaagtgCAAGA CGCCTGAGCTGGACGTGAGCAGCGACAGCTCCGAGATGGTGAAGGCCATAATCCAGACTGTCCAGAACCAGGACAAGGTCCTGAAAGACCTGTACACACACCTAGG AAAGATCCTGATCAGCAAACAGAAGATCATTGACTTGTTTCCGCGAATCGAGAAAACCCTGGAGAGCATCAAGGACGCAGACAACACGGTGATGCAGATGCAGATAAAGCGACAGAGAGAGTTCTGGCATCTACTGAAGATCGCCtgt gcTCAGAACTCGACCCGGAGCTCGATAGCGGCGAGTCCCGACTCGTCCAACCTGCTGCAGGTCTCTCACTGGTCGCAGTCGGCGCAACCTGTCAGCTCCCCGCACCCGCTCACCTCCCTGCCTGGGCCCAACGACAG cgacGCTGCCCCTCGTCTGCTACAGGAGAACCAGAAGTACCTGAGTCAGCTGACCAGCCTGATGCAGGAAGCTGCGGTCGATCAGACCAACAGCATTGTG GACCAAGACTGGAGCTGGACAAAATACGAAACTTTAACCACAAAACTAAAAAAGCGAAATGCGTGA
- the tubgcp2 gene encoding gamma-tubulin complex component 2, which translates to MSEFRIHHDVNELLSLLHVRGGDGAEGYIDLLQKHRTPYVNTTVSSHSAKVKLAEFSKTPEDFLRKYEELKSKNVRNLDPLVYLLSKLCEDKEMLQLLQQNAKERAESSANTTSTTTTSYSLPQTSTKMSMQELDELRKKLGNVTASSSAPLSAEVTRKMLRDKHNKKNPTQPNPVFPNWVYDRPALLGDFITSPAPAADPAVAIGTLPMATQEQALVEDLLFVLIGVDGRDITAQPVLGRQNRSFIVDATLDMSIKELVSRILPVASYYSTITRFIEEKSSFEYGQVNHALTAAMRTLMKEYLILVTQLEHLQRQGLLSLQKLWFYIQPTMRTMEILASLASSVDKGECMGGSTLSLLHDRTFNYTGDSQAQELCLYLTKAASVPYFEILEKWIYRGIIKDPYSEFMVEEHELQKEKIQEDYNDKYWDQRYTIVQHRIPSFLQKMADKILSTGKYLNVVRECGRDVTCPDAKEVLYTLKERAYVEQIEKAYNYASKVLLDFLLEEKELVSRLRSIKHYFLMDKGDFFVHFMDLTEEELKKPVDDIVPPRLEALLELALRMSTANTDPFKDDLKIDLMPHDVITQLLRVLAIETKQEKSIINADPTDVGLSGLEAFSFDYIVKWPLSLIINRKALTRYQMLFRHMFFCKHVERLLCNVWISNKDFRQYALHSAKWFAAAFALRQRMLNFVQNIQYYMMFEVMEPTWHNMETNLKTASNIDDVLCHHTSFLDNCLKDCMLTNPELLRIFSKLMSVCVMFTNCMQRFTQSMRLERLSLERGATDGPPTQSEHAEEAEKKRLTTKFLAEHVDALQSDAGFEATIIKFDSNFSTLLLELLDKLSIYSTNDCEHSMISIIYRLDFNGFYTERLERMAVERSQKAAV; encoded by the exons ATGAGTGAGTTCCGGATCCACCACGATGTGAACGAGCTGCTCAGTCTGCTTCATGTGCGAGGAGGCGACGGAGCCGAGGGCTACATAGACCTACTGCAGAAACACAGGACTCCCTATGTCAACACCACAGTCTCTTCTCACAGCGCCAAG GTCAAATTAGCCGAGTTCTCTAAAACCCCGGAGGACTTCCTGAGGAAGTACGAGGAGCTCAAGTCCAAAAATGTTCGGAACCTGGACCCTTTGGTTTATCTGCTCTCCAAACTCTGTGAGGACAAAGAG ATGCTCCAGCTTCTGCAGCAGAACGCCAAAGAGCGGGCGGAGTCATCGGCCAACACCACTTCGACCACAACCACCAGCTACTCTCTGCCTCAGACCAGCACCAAGATGTCCATGCAGGAGCTGGACGAGCTGCGGAAGAAGCTCGGCAACGTGACGGCGAGCTCCAGCGCTCCTCTG TCTGCTGAGGTCACACGGAAGATGCTGCGggacaaacacaacaagaaGAACCCGACCCAACCCAACCCGGTGTTCCCCAACTGGGTGTACGACCGTCCCGCTCTCCTCGGAGACTTCATCACCAGCCCCGCCCCTGCAGCAGATCCAGCAGTGGCCATCG GTACTTTGCCCATGGCCACTCAGGAACAAGCTCTGGTGGAGGATCTGCTCTTCGTCCTGATTGGAGTCGACGGGCGCGACATCACCGCTCAGCCGGTGCTGGGGAGGCAGAACCGCTCGTTCATTGTCGACGCGACGCTGGACATGTCCATCAAAGAGCTGGTCAGCAGAATATTACCGGTCGCGTCGTATTACTCCACCATCAcacg TTTCATCGAGGAGAAGTCGTCCTTCGAGTACGGCCAGGTGAACCACGCGCTGACGGCGGCCATGAGGACCCTGATGAAGGAGTACCTGATCCTGGTCACGCAGCTGGAGCACCTCCAGCGACAGGGCCTGCTGTCCCTGCAGAAGCTCTGGTTCTACATCCAGCCCACCATGAGGACCATGGAGATCCTGGCCTCTCTCG CGTCCTCGGTGGACAAAGGAGAGTGTATGGGCGGCTCGACGCTGAGCCTCCTCCACGACCGGACCTTCAACTACACGGGAGACAGCCAGGCCCAGGAGCTGTGTCTCTACCTCACCAAGGCCGCCAGCGTCCCTTACTTTGAGATCCTGGAGAAGTGGATCTACAGGGGCATCATCAAGGACCCGTACAG TGAGTTCATGGTGGAAGAGCACGAGCTGCAGAAAGAGAAGATTCAGGAGGATTACAACGACAAGTACTGGGATCAGAGATACACCATTGTTCAGCACCGcattccctccttccttcagAAGATGGCAGACAAAATATTAAGCACAg gaaAGTACCTGAATGTGGTGCGGGAGTGCGGCCGCGACGTGACGTGTCCGGATGCGAAGGAGGTTCTGTACACGCTGAAGGAGCGGGCCTACGTGGAGCAGATCGAGAAGGCCTACAACTACGCCAGCAAGGTCCTGCTGGACTTcctcctggaggagaaggagctggTTTCACGCCTCAG ATCCATCAAGCACTACTTCTTGATGGACAAGGGCGATTTCTTTGTGCACTTCATGgacctgacggaggaggagctgaagaagccgGTGGACGACATCGTGCCGCCGCGACTCGAAGCCCTGCTGGAGCTCGCCCTGAGGATGAGCACGGCCAACACGGACCCCTTCAAAGACGACCTCAAG ATCGACCTGATGCCTCACGACGTCATCACCCAGCTGCTGCGCGTGTTGGCCATCGAGACCAAACAGGAGAAGTCCATCATCAACGCCGACCCGACGGACGTGGGCCTCAGCGGCCTGGAGGCCTTCTCCTTCGACTACATCGTCAAGTGGCCGCTGTCGCTCATCATCAACAG gaaAGCCCTGACGAGGTACCAGATGTTGTTCAGACACATGTTCTTTTGTAAACACGTCGAGCGGCTGCTGTGCAACGTGTGGATCAGCAACAAGGACTTCAGGCAGTACGCTCTACATTCGGCCAAATG GTTTGCTGCTGCGTTCGCCCTGCGCCAGCGCATGCTGAACTTCGTGCAGAACATCCAGTACTACATGATGTTCGAGGTGATGGAGCCCACCTGGCACAACATGGAGACCAACCTGAAAACC GCGTCGAACATCGACGACGTGCTCTGCCACCACACCAGCTTCCTGGACAACTGCCTGAAGGACTGCATGCTGACCAACCCCGAGCTCCTGCGCATCTTCTCCAAACTCATGTCCGTCTGTGtcatgttcacaaactgcatgCAG cGGTTCACTCAGAGCATGAGGCTGGAGCGTCTCTCTCTGGAGCGAGGGGCCACGGACGGACCTCCGACGCAGAGCGAACACgctgaggaggcagagaagaagaggctCACCACCAAG TTCCTGGCCGAGCACGTGGACGCCCTCCAGTCAGACGCCGGCTTCGAGGCCACCATCATCAAGTTTGACAGTAACTTCAGCACgttgctgctggagctgctggacaagCTGAGCATCTACAGCACCAACGACTGTGAGCACAGCATGATCAGCATCATCTACAG GCTGGATTTCAACGGCTTCTACACGGAGCGTCTGGAGCGGATGGCCGTGGAGCGTAGTCAGAAAGCAGCAGTGTag
- the adam8b gene encoding zinc metalloproteinase-disintegrin-like berythractivase yields MLSLWLTWVCLVQSSSGLLAHVERYELVRPRRLQARQRRSLTENQLYPDALLYELTFDGRNHSIHLEKNSDLIGRGYTETRYSEDGTRVTTSPSEDHCYYHGHVEGDTDSSVSVGICSGISGFVRARQQLYLIEPLGRSDEGDHAVYRHEHLKTSSSNTTVLFDRERDRDQDRDQDRGPRLAGLFRSRPWKTSPVTQKFVELFVVVDNTEYKQYGSDTKSRIFGVINHVDKLYRPLNIRVLLVGLEIWTHRDFIDVDINSETTLDNFLLWRQADLQRMTKHDNAQFVTGKDFDGDTVGLANKFAMCGENSGGVNQDHHHNLIGLAATIAHEMGHNLGLSHDAAGCVCGPSRSSGNCVMAEKLRTGSEAFPEFFSSCSVQQLAEFMERAQPSCLDKPRGVRTIAVGPRCGNALLDPGEECDCGTVEECKNLCCDASTCRLTEGSQCAHGQCCDNCQFQSAGSVCRKSAGDCDLPEYCTGESEDCPDDGFEMNGKPCYDQSQGFCHDGQCPTHEQHCWRLFGLGAIVGPDLCFDLNSRGEQGANCGKNKFHYIPCAAQNLKCGSIFCQGGGESITGKRAAYTVRGNTECKLVVDDYNTRNFDMVPKGTRCGPNKVCLDHRCMDVSVYGKREDCAKKCSDKGVCNHKNECHCHPGWAPPYCDIQYADIPQGQKGIITGVCAALAVLLLVTAVIAGLMCCKKDNMDNYTSKRKVHSAPDKLNPMYQEASVKERPQISSPTLMESTATQACAPLTVAMAPSRTAPQPPKKMSPASSAPQTEPTKPQPPAKPLPPLNKPQSKAAKPNPPPVPPVKPSPPPAVRVKPCAPPPPPAKPRDHRPT; encoded by the exons ATGTTGTCGCTGTGGCTGACGTGGG tTTGTTTGGTGCAGAGCTCCTCCGGCCTCCTCGCTCACGTGGAGCGGTACGAGCTGGTGCGACCTCGGAGGCTGCAGgcgaggcagaggaggagccTGACGGAGAACcag CTTTACCCCGACGCGCTGCTCTACGAGTTGACCTTTGACGGGAGGAACCACAGCAttcatctggaaaaaaacag TGACCTCATCGGGAGAGGCTACACTGAAACACGCTACTCAGAAGACGGGACGCGAGTGACGACGTCACCGAGCGAG GACCACTGTTATTACCACGGTCACGTCGAAGGCGACACGGACTCTTCGGTCAGCGTGGGGATTTGTTCCGGCATCAG CGGCTTCGTCAGAGCCCGGCAGCAGCTTTACCTGATCGAGCCTCTGGGACGGTCTGACGAAGGAGACCACGCAGTTTACAGACACGAACACCTGAAGACCTCCTCGTCAAACACCACCGTGCTGTTCGACCGGGAacgggaccgggaccaggaccgggaccaggaccggggGCCTCGCCTCGCTGGGCTCTTCAGGTCCAGACCGTGG AAAACGAGTCCTGTCACTCAGAAGTTCGTCGAGCTGTTTGTCGTCGTTGACAACACTGAG tACAAACAGTACGGAAGTGACACGAAATCCCGAATCTTTGGAGTTATAAATCACGTCGACAAG CTGTACCGGCCGCTCAACATCCGCGTCCTGCTGGTGGGTTTGGAGATCTGGACGCACAGGGACTTCATTGACGTGGACATAAATTCGGAGACGACCCTGGACAACTTCCTCCTGTGGCGCCAGGCCGACCTCCAGCGGATGACGAAGCACGACAACGCCCAGTTTGTGAC CGGCAAAGACTTCGACGGTGACACGGTCGGTTTGGCAAACAAGTTCGCCATGTGCGGCGAGAACTCGGGCGGAGTCAACCAG GATCACCATCACAACCTGATCGGCCTCGCCGCCACCATTGCTCACGAGATGGGACATAACCTCGGCTTGTCCCATGATGCCGCGGGCTGCGTGTGCGGTCCGTCTCGCAGCAGCGGGAACTGTGTGATGGCAGAGAAGCTCAG GACGGGAAGCGAGGCGTTCCCGGAgttcttcagcagctgcagcgtgcAGCAGCTCGCCGAGTTCATGGAGCGAGCTCAGCCCAGCTGCCTGGACAAGCCCCGCGGCGTCAGGACCATCGCCGTGGGCCCTCGCTGTGGCAACGCCCTGCTGGACCCCGGGGAGGAGTGTGACTGTGGCACCGTGGAG GAATGCAAGAACCTCTGTTGCGACGCCTCGACCTGTCGCCTGACGGAAGGGTCCCAGTGCGCCCACGGACAATGCTGCGACAACTGTCAG TTCCAATCTGCTGGAAGTGTGTGCAGGAAGTCGGCCGGCGACTGCGACCTGCCGGAATACTGCACCGGCGAGTCGGAGGACTGCCCCGACGACGGCTTCGAGATGAACGGCAAACCGTGCTACGACCAGTCGCAGGGCTTCTGTCACGACGGCCAGTGTCCCACGCACGAGCAGCACTGCTGGAGGCTGTTTGGACTCG GGGCCATAGTTGGACCGGATTTGTGTTTTGACCTGAACAGTCGCGGCGAGCAAGGTGCAAACTGCGGGAAGAACAAATTCCACTACATCCCCTGCGCTGCACA gAATTTGAAGTGCGGATCTATATTTTGTCAAGGAGGCGGCGAGTCCATCACGGGTAAACGGGCAGCGTACACCGTGAGGGGGAACACAGAGTGTAAACTAGTGGTGGACGACTACAACACCCGGAACTTTGACATGGTGCCCAAAGGAACCAGATGTGGGCCAAATAAg GTCTGCCTCGACCACAGATGCATGGACGTGTCGGTTTATGGGAAAAGGGAGGATTGTGCGAAGAAATGCAGCGACAAGGGA GTGTGTAATCACAAGAACGAGTGCCACTGTCATCCCGGCTGGGCTCCGCCTTACTGCGACATCCAGTACGCAGATATACCTCAAG GTCAGAAGGGAATCATAACCGGCGTGTGTGCAGCTCTcgccgtgctgctgctggtcaccGCCGTGATCGCAGGACTGATGTGCTGCAAGAAGGACAACATGGACAACTACACCTCCAAAAG GAAAGTGCATTCCGCTCCAGACAAGTTGAACCCGATGTACCAGGAAGCGAGTGTGAAGGAGAGGCCTCAGATCAGCTCTCCTACTCTCATGGAGTCCACGGCAACGCAAGCCTGCGCTCCTCTGACTGTTGCCATGGCGCCCAGCCGAACTGCCCCACAG CCGCCAAAGAAAATGTCTCCGGCGTCGTCCGCGCCACAAACTGAGCCG ACGAAACCTCAACCACCAGCTAAACCTTTACCACCTCTGAACAAACCACAG AGTAAGGCAGCGAAACCAAATCCTCCTCCTGTGCCCCCCGTCAAGCCCagtcctcctcctgcagtcCGGGTCAAGCCTTGTGCGCCTCCACCTCCCCCGGCGAAGCCTCGAGACCACAGACCCACATGA